Proteins encoded together in one Triticum dicoccoides isolate Atlit2015 ecotype Zavitan chromosome 7B, WEW_v2.0, whole genome shotgun sequence window:
- the LOC119341418 gene encoding uncharacterized protein LOC119341418, giving the protein MVKKQEPSTPVAGGTPWKGRLRSRHATPLNSPSPWIQSRSRNRDEDAEACKFKKQAAPTTPGRSRCTRDEGGGAAGRPPKALPRRSARLTGRDPEHPIVLDEADEECEVRGNQWAITPVQRSTRFQRGDKSVNKPLVEKQSHHKLLPFTPNPRDIPHNSKTQKAVKKDKKLENPPRSSQRIAAVKASARMEKHNKLQTVYEDSQDAPSRRKTADASYKKSEMQEPKPSRGEELTGKRKRGTGRKQGSRKQTHQEHKTDCQEIVPITEPRNIIHKKSENNPSSIVQPKIGDDTLMNTKECTEELSGIKEGVQQQCCASDEWTEEQDTILRQAYFTARPSPHFWKKVSKMVPGKSAEDCFNRVHADLSTPTPIAPRPRSKAQFSPLAHFTLSDPKFPNLLEPLAGRPRTAKQKSLLAQKTVRHLLKKHSLIDQAQEADHFSIFETSPSALQLNIPLDDSPGTPDNYLKSFSLQKYSASSSARKRPLSRLKTKHAEPSPPVLKPLKNTVLHEKYINQLTRREGAKKPRKKAAGTNATDPERPLSEQRAGSVKAAKNALISEATDFIGQFKKLQANSLAHVLENSEDDEDNSV; this is encoded by the exons ATGGTAAAGAAGCAGGAACCCTCCACCCCGGTGGCCGGCGGGACGCCGTGGAAGGGGCGGCTGCGCTCGCGCCACGCGACTCCGCTCAACTCTCCGTCTCCGTGGATCCAGTCCCGGTCCAGGAACCGGGACGAGGACGCGGAGGCCTGCAAGTTCAAGAAGCAGGCCGCCCCCACAACCCCGGGGAGAAGCCGATGCACCCGCGACGAGGGCGGCGGAGCTGCGGGACGACCTCCGAAGGCTCTCCCACGCCGGTCGGCGCGGCTTACCGGCCGGGATCCGGAGCACCCTATTGTTCTCGACGAGGCGGACGAG GAATGCGAAGTCAGGGGTAACCAATGGGCGATTACGCCTGTTCAGAGATCTACACGGTTCCAACGAGGTGATAAGAGTGTGAACAAGCCCTTGGTGGAGAAGCAAAGTCACCACAAATTGCTGCCGTTCACACCAAATCCCCGCGACATTCCCCATAATAGCAAGACTCAAAAGGCTGTTAAGAAAGACAAAAAGCTAGAGAATCCACCAAGGAGTAGCCAGAGAATTGCTGCAGTAAAAGCTTCTGCAAGGATGGAAAAACACAATAAGCTCCAGACAGTGTATGAAGATTCCCAAGATGCTCCTTCCAGGAGAAAGACTGCAGATGCATCTTACAAAAAGAGTGAGATGCAagagccaaagcccagtcgtggtgAGGAGCTGACTGGAAAGAGGAAGAGAGGCACTGGAAGAAAGCAGGGATCAAGGAAGCAAACTCACCAGGAGCACAAAACTGATTGTCAAGAAATTGTACCCATCACTGAACCCAGAAACATCATCCACAAGAAGAGTGAAAATAATCCTTCTTCCATAGTGCAGCCTAAAATTGGTGATGATACACTGATGAACACCAAGGAATGCACTGAAGAGCTAAGTGGCATTAAAGAAGGGGTACAGCAACAATGTTGTGCGTCAGATGAATGGACAGAAGAGCAGGACACTATATTGCGCCAGGCTTACTTCACTGCTCGACCATCCCCACATTTCTGGAAGAAAGTTTCTAAAATG GTGCCAGGCAAATCTGCTGAAGACTGCTTCAATAGAGTTCATGCTGACCTCTCTACGCCCACTCCAATTGCCCCTCGTCCTCGAAGTAAAGCACAGTTCTCTCCTCTAGCACATTTCACATTGTCTGATCCAAAATTTCCAAACCTCTTGGAACCTCTAGCCGGAAGACCAAGGACCGCCAAACAAAAGAGCCTATTAGCACAGAAGACAGTGAGACACTTGCTGAAGAAGCATTCCCTCATTGACCAAGCTCAAGAGGCTGATCACTTCTCTATATTTGAGACTTCACCATCTGCTTTACAATTGAACATTCCTCTTGACGATTCTCCTGGGACCCCTGACAATTATCTAAAGTCCTTTTCCCTGCAAAAGTACAGCGCGAGTTCTTCAGCACGTAAGAGACCGTTGTCAAGGTTGAAAACTAAGCATGCTGAACCGAGTCCACCAGTACTGAAGCCTCTAAAGAATACTGTTTTGCACGAGAAGTACATTAATCAGTTGACCCGAAGAGAAGGCGCAAAAAAGCCTCGTAAGAAGGCTGCTGGCACCAATGCAACTGATCCTGAGAGGCCTCTTTCGGAGCAGCGAGCTGGTAGTGTGAAGGCTGCAAAGAATGCTCTCATTTCAGAAGCAACAGACTTCATAGGGCAGTTTAAGAAGTTGCAAGCCAATTCCCTTGCACACGTTCTGGAAAACAGTGAAGATGACGAGGATAATTCGGTGTAG
- the LOC119338804 gene encoding phosphomannomutase/phosphoglucomutase-like: MATIAAPPAALQPCEHARRPGGALRPPPRAWSGRRRCCQVIRATASSRGRPSATGSGQLESTALGASAGGEDGDVIRRLQNGPDVRGVALEGEKGRAVDLTPLAVEVIGESFGEWLRDQRPEGEDGEQLRVSVGRDPRLSGSRLSAVLFAGLAKAGCAVFDMGLATTPACFMSTILPRFSYDASIMMTASHLPYTRNGLKFFTKRGGLSSVEVEGICDRAARKYVARKMGLGGGGLGMPPVVMRVDLMSAYAQHLRDIIKERVAHPTHYDTPLEGFKVIVNAGNGCGGFFAWDVLEKLGADTTGSLHLEPDGMFPNHMPNPEDATAMSLTRGAVLARGADLGVVFDTDVDRSGVVDGAGAAINGDRLIALISAIVLAEHPGTTVVTDARAGDGLTRFIEARGGRHCLYRVGYRNVIDKGAQLNADGVETHVMMETTGHGALRENHFLDDGAYMVVKIIIEMVRMRLAGLEGGVGGLIRDLEEPAESVLLRMDIVGEPKSAKQRGVDAVEAFKKYIEEGKLSGWVLDDCGDCWVDEGCLVDNNDHPIDVDAYMYRAKFYDESQRPLGWVHIRQSVHNPNIALNLQSCVPGGCRSMAVDLFERFLLTSAVNEFVDTSEVQKFVK; the protein is encoded by the exons ATGGCTACCATCGCCGCTCCTCCGGCCGCTCTGCAGCCATGCGAGCACGCAAGGCGGCCGGGCGgcgcgctccggccacctcctcgcGCGTGGAGTGGGAGGAGGAGGTGCTGCCAGGTGATACGAGCCACGGCGAGCTCCCGCGGCCGACCCTCGGCGACGGGCAGCGGGCAGCTGGAGAGCACTGCGCTCGGTGCGTCGGcgggcggcgaggacggcgacgtGATCCGGAGGCTGCAGAACGGGCCGGACGTGCGCGGCGTGGCGCTGGAAGGCGAGAAGGGCCGGGCCGTGGACCTCACGCCGCTGGCCGTCGAGGTGATCGGCGAGAGCTTCGGGGAGTGGCTGCGGGATCAGCGGCCGGAGGGCGAGGACGGGGAGCAGCTGCGGGTGTCCGTCGGCCGGGACCCCCGGCTGTCCGGGTCGCGGCTCAGCGCGGTGCTGTTCGCGGGGCTGGCCAAGGCGGGCTGCGCCGTCTTCGACATGGGCCTCGCCACCACGCCGGCGTGCTTCATGAGCACCATACTGCCGCGCTTCAGCTACGACGCGTCCATTATG ATGACCGCGTCGCATCTCCCCTACACCCGCAACGGCCTCAAGTTCTTCACCAAGCGCGGCGGGCTATCCTCGGTGGAGGTCGAAGGGATCTGCGACCGCGCGGCACGCAAGTACGTCGCGAGGAAgatgggcctcggcggcggcggcctcggcaTGCCTCCGGTGGTCATGCGCGTCGACCTCATGAGCGCCTACGCGCAGCACCTCCGGGACATCATCAAGGAGCGCGTCGCCCACCCGACCCACTACGACACCCCGCTGGAGGGCTTCAAGGTGATCGTGAACGCCGGCAACGGCTGCGGCGGCTTCTTCGCGTGGGACGTGCTGGAGAAGCTGGGCGCCGACACGACCGGCAGCCTGCACCTGGAGCCGGACGGCATGTTCCCGAACCACATGCCCAACCCGGAGGACGCGACGGCCATGTCGCTCACGCGCGGCGCGGTGCTGGCCCGCGGCGCGGACCTCGGCGTGGTGTTCGACACGGACGTGGACCGCAGCGGCGTGGTGGACGGCGCGGGCGCCGCCATCAACGGGGACCGCCTCATCGCGCTCATCTCCGCCATCGTGCTGGCGGAGCACCCCGGGACGACGGTGGTGACGGACGCGCGCGCGGGCGACGGGCTCACGCGGTTCATCGAGGCGCGGGGCGGGCGGCACTGCCTGTACCGCGTCGGCTACCGCAACGTGATCGACAAGGGCGCGCAGCTCAACGCGGACGGCGTGGAGACGCACGTCATGATGGAGACCACCGGGCACGGCGCGCTCCGGGAGAACCACTTCCTCGACGACGGCGCGTACATGGTGGTGAAGATCATCATCGAGATGGTCCGGATGAGGCTGGCCGGGCTGGAGGGCGGGGTCGGGGGCCTCATCCGGGACCTGGAGGAGCCCGCCGAGTCCGTGCTGCTGAGGATGGACATCGTGGGCGAACCCAAGAGCGCGAAACAACGGGGCGTCGACGCGGTCGAGGCTTTCAAGAAATACATCGAG GAAGGGAAGCTTAGCGGCTGGGTGCTGGATGATTGTGGCGACTGCTGGGTTGATGAGGGATGCCTTGTGGACAACAACGACCATCCAATCGACGTTGACGCCTACATGTACAG AGCAAAGTTCTACGACGAGTCCCAGAGACCGCTAGGGTGGGTTCACATTCGCCAGAGTGTTCATAACCCCAATATAGCACTCAACCTGCAGTCTTGTGTTCCCGGTGGTTGCAGATCCATGGCAGTGGATCTATTTGAAAG GTTTTTGTTGACAAGTGCGGTGAATGAGTTTGTTGACACCAGCGAAGTGCAGAAATTTGTGAAGTAG